In Mytilus edulis chromosome 13, xbMytEdul2.2, whole genome shotgun sequence, a single window of DNA contains:
- the LOC139500078 gene encoding uncharacterized protein isoform X1: MRMEPVVFDSYNILTREIASGLSTENVKTIKFIVREFGKGVLEKIISGADLLQLLEERSWLSAERVERLSELLQTIGRHDLDNKVQMYADSAISRNLSNHGYYGIYGMQINENYVETSMYKKIVDHLQRHNTVIMKGPPGTWKSQHAFRYAHYFSEEKSTDKSLIWRVDCNTDLNIFNSFSHLMNFLKIQCVNSKNRITESIEVMLSRALDALANDKYKESKHLFILLGFTSTSLPKETIQTLLQGMKAHTNIFVIATVSESLSSDFNPNVIEMRGMLEKEAIDFLHVPNTTSREKAKVLAKKLSYLPTGLLFARTFMQTTQISIELYLKNLETITNGTTDDSSTKACQLLIQRAETKMSREERKLLHYLPYMNTDNIPVLFLKYLLPRFLIDDSKNVLINNFLKTLRNHSLISIKGVDDSRVVAAHSFTLMILKSSETKEKKTEYLNILLDFFVSYLDLDARLLEVIHRNVLFLDHAEAFLSNVDIEFESQSRDIKAKLCYLYTAIGITYRLYGNTELSAAVYLSKAKNTVYKSILGCNSFQCNKTENSYDTIEEYLNGSEALRKHCKDIFPKLLSNSNELSKMFINNFVENKCRSSRSISLLCKYSDIDIENVNNNQLSGVEVDHLRSKNLIMDAEHIAETFYIELLIRILYNESKNTWLVEMSKDEFSAGKRTLMKRLSSAYFPVTPESLTQHQLAHRLTYLLKKHMESVHMTSTQAIGPEVKQVRMFCPVFSPVTHRSGIMYMARSIFDDEKFPTLLGEAIRLLDNIDKGIEGKGFTEFGVVKRIGESSLFHSVMTDTLKMECYEKLAKAVQPEKKELLQKAIAIAKRLECQINDMTSWKALSGIHLKIAKLFIRTQTDENIKKAKYHYKKAYDREFESNNTRFTRFHQRAVIHYAECCIQFPKSDELTDARQILFDIKRRIGADALFEDEIKKIDYSLEQLFKNKKSVSTFIGDDDTITREDKGVQTVSSQDGYEKRFCQKTRDRLISDKKRVQSELQRIDIEIEEVENEIQKIISISDHE; the protein is encoded by the exons AAAATGttaagacaataaaatttattGTGAGGGAGTTTGGAAAAGGAGTACTTGAAAAGATTATTTCGGGGGCAGACCTTTTACAGCTCCTGGAGGAAAGAAGCTGGCTCTCTGCGGAACGAGTTGAAAGGCTATCAGAACTTCTTCAAACAATTGGAAGACATGACTTGGACAATAAAGTACAGATGTACGCAGATTCTGCAATCTCACGGAATCTCTCTAATCATG GTTATTATGGAATATATGGTATGCAGATTAATGAAAACTATGTGGAGACATCCATGTACAAGAAAATTGTAGACCATCTGCAGCGTCATAATACTGTGATTATGAAAG GTCCACCTGGCACATGGAAATCACAACATGCTTTCAGATATGCCCATTACTTTTCTGAAGAGAAAAGCACAGACAAATCTTTAATTTGGAGAGTAGATTGTAATACTGACTTAAACATTTTTAATTCCTTTTCCCACTTAATGAATTTTCTAAAAATTCAGTGTGTTAACTCTAAAAACAGAATTACGGAATCAATAGAAGTTATGCTGTCGAGAGCATTAGATGCACTTGCAAATGATAAATATAAAGAATCGAAGCATTTATTCATCCTTCTTGGATTCACTAGTACATCGCTGCCAAAGGAAACAATACAAACTTTATTACAAGGCATGAAGGCACATACTAACATCTTTGTTATAGCAACCGTTAGTGAATCTCTGTCAAGTGATTTCAATCCCAACGTCATTGAAATGCGTGGGATGTTGGAGAAAGAAGCTATAGACTTTCTTCATGTCCCTAATACTACTTCAAGGGAAAAAGCGAAAGTTCTAGCAAAAAAACTTAGCTATTTACCCACAGGCCTACTTTTTGCAAGAACATTTATGCAAACAACACAAATAAGTATTGAGTTATATTTAAAGAATTTGGAGACCATAACGAATGGTACCACTGATGATTCATCAACGAAAGCATGTCAGTTACTTATTCAACGGGCAGAAACAAAAATGTCTAGAGAGGAAAGAAAACTGCTTCATTACTTGCCATATATGAATACTGACAACATACCTGTCCTCTTTCTAAAATATCTCTTACCTCGTTTCCTGATAGATGATTCAAAAAATGTGTTGATCAACAACTTTTTGAAGACCCTCAGGAATCAttcattaatatcaataaaaGGTGTGGATGATTCCAGAGTAGTTGCAGCTCATTCTTTCACGCTAATGATACTAAAATCGTCcgaaacaaaagaaaagaaaacagagTATTTAAACATACTACTTGACTTTTTCGTTAGTTATCTAGACCTTGATGCTCGCTTACTTGAAGTTATTCATAGAAATGTTCTATTTCTTGATCACGCAGAAGCATTTCTTAGTAATGTTGATATTGAATTTGAATCTCAGTCCAGAGATATAAAAGCTAAGCTATGCTATTTATACACTGCAATTGGGATAACATACCGACTATATGGTAATACTGAACTTTCTGCTGCAGTGTATCTATCTAAGGCGAAAAATACTGTTTATAAAAGTATTTTAGGATGCAATTCATTCCAATGCAACAAGACAGAAAACTCCTACGATACAATAGAAGAATATTTAAATGGCAGCGAGGCTTTAAGAAAACACTGCAAAGACATATTTCCAAAATTGCTAAGCAACAGTAACGAACtttcaaaaatgtttataaacaacTTTGTTGAAAACAAGTGCAGAAGTTCAAGAAGTATTAGTCTATTGTGTAAATATAGCGATATAGATATCGAGAACGTTAACAATAATCAACTCTCTGGTGTAGAAGTAGATCATCTCCGAAGTAAAAACTTGATAATGGATGCTGAGCATATTGCCGAAACGTTTTATATTGAACTTCTGATCAGGATTCTCTATAACGAAAGTAAAAACACGTGGTTGGTTGAAATGTCAAAAGATGAGTTTTCTGCAGGAAAACGAACTTTAATGAAACGGTTGTCTAGTGCTTATTTTCCGGTAACCCCTGAAAGCTTAACGCAACATCAACTAGCCCATAGACTTACATATCTGCTGAAGAAACACATGGAGTCTGTACATATGACTAGTACTCAGGCTATAGGTCCTGAGGTAAAACAAGTTCGTATGTTTTGCCCAGTGTTTAGTCCTGTTACCCATCGTAGTGGCATTATGTACATGGCACGTTCAATTTTTGATGATGAAAAGTTTCCTACTCTACTTGGTGAAGCTATAAGGTTATTAGACAACATAGACAAAGGCATTGAAGGGAAGGGATTCACTGAATTCGGAGTTGTTAAACGCATTGGGGAATCGAGTCTTTTTCACTCAGTAATGACAGACACGCTGAAAATGGAATGCTATGAAAAATTAGCCAAAGCTGTCCAACCGGAAAAGAAGGAACTTTTACAGAAAGCTATTGCCATTGCTAAACGATTGGAATGTCAAATAAATGACATGACATCATGGAAAGCTCTGTCTGGAATCCATTTAAAAATTGCCAAACTTTTCATAAGAACCCAAACAGACGAAAATATAAAGAAAGCAAAATACCATTATAAAAAGGCATACGATCGCGAATTTGAAAGTAATAATACAAGATTCACTCGATTTCATCAAAGGGCAGTTATTCATTATGCTGAATGCTGCATACAATTTCCTAAGTCTGATGAATTGACAGATGCCAGGCAAATATTGTTCGATATAAAACGTCGGATAGGAGCTGATGCACTGTTTGaagatgaaattaaaaagatAGACTATAGTTTA GAACAGTTGTTTAAGAATAAGAAGTCTGTTTCAACTTTCATTGGTGATGATGACACAATAACAAGGGAAGATAAAGGAGTTCAGACTGTATCTTCACA GGATGGCTATGAAAAGCGGTTCTGTCAAAAAACGAGAGATCGACTGATATCGGATAAGAAAAGAGTCCAATCTGAATTACAAAGAATTGATATTGAAATTGAGGAAGtcgaaaatgaaatacaaaagatCATTTCTATTTCGGACCatgaataa
- the LOC139500078 gene encoding uncharacterized protein isoform X2: MRMEPVVFDSYNILTREIASGLSTENVKTIKFIVREFGKGVLEKIISGADLLQLLEERSWLSAERVERLSELLQTIGRHDLDNKVQMYADSAISRNLSNHGYYGIYGMQINENYVETSMYKKIVDHLQRHNTVIMKGPPGTWKSQHAFRYAHYFSEEKSTDKSLIWRVDCNTDLNIFNSFSHLMNFLKIQCVNSKNRITESIEVMLSRALDALANDKYKESKHLFILLGFTSTSLPKETIQTLLQGMKAHTNIFVIATVSESLSSDFNPNVIEMRGMLEKEAIDFLHVPNTTSREKAKVLAKKLSYLPTGLLFARTFMQTTQISIELYLKNLETITNGTTDDSSTKACQLLIQRAETKMSREERKLLHYLPYMNTDNIPVLFLKYLLPRFLIDDSKNVLINNFLKTLRNHSLISIKGVDDSRVVAAHSFTLMILKSSETKEKKTEYLNILLDFFVSYLDLDARLLEVIHRNVLFLDHAEAFLSNVDIEFESQSRDIKAKLCYLYTAIGITYRLYGNTELSAAVYLSKAKNTVYKSILGCNSFQCNKTENSYDTIEEYLNGSEALRKHCKDIFPKLLSNSNELSKMFINNFVENKCRSSRSISLLCKYSDIDIENVNNNQLSGVEVDHLRSKNLIMDAEHIAETFYIELLIRILYNESKNTWLVEMSKDEFSAGKRTLMKRLSSAYFPVTPESLTQHQLAHRLTYLLKKHMESVHMTSTQAIGPEVKQVRMFCPVFSPVTHRSGIMYMARSIFDDEKFPTLLGEAIRLLDNIDKGIEGKGFTEFGVVKRIGESSLFHSVMTDTLKMECYEKLAKAVQPEKKELLQKAIAIAKRLECQINDMTSWKALSGIHLKIAKLFIRTQTDENIKKAKYHYKKAYDREFESNNTRFTRFHQRAVIHYAECCIQFPKSDELTDARQILFDIKRRIGADALFEDEIKKIDYSLEQLFKNKKSVSTFIGDDDTITREDKGVQTVSSQGGYQKRFCQKTRDRLISDKKRVQSELQRIDMEIEEVENELQKINSISDHE, encoded by the exons AAAATGttaagacaataaaatttattGTGAGGGAGTTTGGAAAAGGAGTACTTGAAAAGATTATTTCGGGGGCAGACCTTTTACAGCTCCTGGAGGAAAGAAGCTGGCTCTCTGCGGAACGAGTTGAAAGGCTATCAGAACTTCTTCAAACAATTGGAAGACATGACTTGGACAATAAAGTACAGATGTACGCAGATTCTGCAATCTCACGGAATCTCTCTAATCATG GTTATTATGGAATATATGGTATGCAGATTAATGAAAACTATGTGGAGACATCCATGTACAAGAAAATTGTAGACCATCTGCAGCGTCATAATACTGTGATTATGAAAG GTCCACCTGGCACATGGAAATCACAACATGCTTTCAGATATGCCCATTACTTTTCTGAAGAGAAAAGCACAGACAAATCTTTAATTTGGAGAGTAGATTGTAATACTGACTTAAACATTTTTAATTCCTTTTCCCACTTAATGAATTTTCTAAAAATTCAGTGTGTTAACTCTAAAAACAGAATTACGGAATCAATAGAAGTTATGCTGTCGAGAGCATTAGATGCACTTGCAAATGATAAATATAAAGAATCGAAGCATTTATTCATCCTTCTTGGATTCACTAGTACATCGCTGCCAAAGGAAACAATACAAACTTTATTACAAGGCATGAAGGCACATACTAACATCTTTGTTATAGCAACCGTTAGTGAATCTCTGTCAAGTGATTTCAATCCCAACGTCATTGAAATGCGTGGGATGTTGGAGAAAGAAGCTATAGACTTTCTTCATGTCCCTAATACTACTTCAAGGGAAAAAGCGAAAGTTCTAGCAAAAAAACTTAGCTATTTACCCACAGGCCTACTTTTTGCAAGAACATTTATGCAAACAACACAAATAAGTATTGAGTTATATTTAAAGAATTTGGAGACCATAACGAATGGTACCACTGATGATTCATCAACGAAAGCATGTCAGTTACTTATTCAACGGGCAGAAACAAAAATGTCTAGAGAGGAAAGAAAACTGCTTCATTACTTGCCATATATGAATACTGACAACATACCTGTCCTCTTTCTAAAATATCTCTTACCTCGTTTCCTGATAGATGATTCAAAAAATGTGTTGATCAACAACTTTTTGAAGACCCTCAGGAATCAttcattaatatcaataaaaGGTGTGGATGATTCCAGAGTAGTTGCAGCTCATTCTTTCACGCTAATGATACTAAAATCGTCcgaaacaaaagaaaagaaaacagagTATTTAAACATACTACTTGACTTTTTCGTTAGTTATCTAGACCTTGATGCTCGCTTACTTGAAGTTATTCATAGAAATGTTCTATTTCTTGATCACGCAGAAGCATTTCTTAGTAATGTTGATATTGAATTTGAATCTCAGTCCAGAGATATAAAAGCTAAGCTATGCTATTTATACACTGCAATTGGGATAACATACCGACTATATGGTAATACTGAACTTTCTGCTGCAGTGTATCTATCTAAGGCGAAAAATACTGTTTATAAAAGTATTTTAGGATGCAATTCATTCCAATGCAACAAGACAGAAAACTCCTACGATACAATAGAAGAATATTTAAATGGCAGCGAGGCTTTAAGAAAACACTGCAAAGACATATTTCCAAAATTGCTAAGCAACAGTAACGAACtttcaaaaatgtttataaacaacTTTGTTGAAAACAAGTGCAGAAGTTCAAGAAGTATTAGTCTATTGTGTAAATATAGCGATATAGATATCGAGAACGTTAACAATAATCAACTCTCTGGTGTAGAAGTAGATCATCTCCGAAGTAAAAACTTGATAATGGATGCTGAGCATATTGCCGAAACGTTTTATATTGAACTTCTGATCAGGATTCTCTATAACGAAAGTAAAAACACGTGGTTGGTTGAAATGTCAAAAGATGAGTTTTCTGCAGGAAAACGAACTTTAATGAAACGGTTGTCTAGTGCTTATTTTCCGGTAACCCCTGAAAGCTTAACGCAACATCAACTAGCCCATAGACTTACATATCTGCTGAAGAAACACATGGAGTCTGTACATATGACTAGTACTCAGGCTATAGGTCCTGAGGTAAAACAAGTTCGTATGTTTTGCCCAGTGTTTAGTCCTGTTACCCATCGTAGTGGCATTATGTACATGGCACGTTCAATTTTTGATGATGAAAAGTTTCCTACTCTACTTGGTGAAGCTATAAGGTTATTAGACAACATAGACAAAGGCATTGAAGGGAAGGGATTCACTGAATTCGGAGTTGTTAAACGCATTGGGGAATCGAGTCTTTTTCACTCAGTAATGACAGACACGCTGAAAATGGAATGCTATGAAAAATTAGCCAAAGCTGTCCAACCGGAAAAGAAGGAACTTTTACAGAAAGCTATTGCCATTGCTAAACGATTGGAATGTCAAATAAATGACATGACATCATGGAAAGCTCTGTCTGGAATCCATTTAAAAATTGCCAAACTTTTCATAAGAACCCAAACAGACGAAAATATAAAGAAAGCAAAATACCATTATAAAAAGGCATACGATCGCGAATTTGAAAGTAATAATACAAGATTCACTCGATTTCATCAAAGGGCAGTTATTCATTATGCTGAATGCTGCATACAATTTCCTAAGTCTGATGAATTGACAGATGCCAGGCAAATATTGTTCGATATAAAACGTCGGATAGGAGCTGATGCACTGTTTGaagatgaaattaaaaagatAGACTATAGTTTA GAACAGTTGTTTAAGAATAAGAAGTCTGTTTCAACTTTCATTGGTGATGATGACACAATAACAAGGGAAGATAAAGGAGTTCAGACTGTATCTTCACA